The DNA sequence CTTTCAGTCTAGAGGATTTGGAAAAGACCGATGGGAAGTTTGCTGAAGAGATAAAGAAGGCCAGAATTGCGCTCGTCGAGATATTGAGTGAGCATGACGATGTGATGGTCGAGCATTTTCTCGAGCACGACGAGGATCATCTGGCCATTTCAGGAATCCAGATAATGCATTCCCTCCGTCGGGTTGTACTACAAGCACCACAGAAGGTGGTTCCTGTCTTCGCCGGCGCTTCGTTCCGTAACATCGGTGTGCAACCACTTCTCGATTCCGTCGTTGATCTGCTCCCTTCGCCACTCGAACGTCCTGACCCGGAGATCAGTATAGCAGGTCAGCGCCATACTCTCTCGGCACTTCTGGATTCAGCAGCAGCAGTGGCAGCATCAAAGAAGCCTAGTAAATCTGGACGGAAACCACAACAGCAGGACAAGGGCTTGGCAATTGCGGAGGTGAAGAACCTCGTAGCCTGTGCCCTTGCCTTCAAAGTCGTCAACGATCCCAAGAGAGGCGTCTTAGTCTATGTCCGCGTCTACTCCGGTTCTATCGATCGCGGGTCCACATTGTACAACACCAATCTTTCCGTCGCCGAACGCGCACCACGACTGCTCAAGATGTACGCCAATGATGCCGTAGAGGTAGAAAGCATCGGGTCAGGGCAAATTGGTGTCATCACTGGGCTCAAATACGCACGAACAGGAGACACACTCATTGTATACCGTGGGTTGCAGATGAAAGGTACGCCGCCTGGTGCGCTAGATACGTTACAGCTCCGGCCAATTGCCGTTCCTCCACCAGTATTCTTCACAAGCATCGAACCGAACAGTCTCAGTGAGCAGAAGCATGTCCAAGAAAGTCTCGAGATCCTGCTACGAGAAGATCCAAGTCTTCATCTTTCAGTCGATGATGAATCCGGTCAAACACATCTAGCAGGGATGGGCGATCTGCATCTAGAGATAGCGAGGGATCGACTTCTCAATGACTTGAAAGCAAAGGCAAGAATTGGAAAGATTGAAATTGGATACAGAGAGACGATCACGACGACATCGACAGAGCCATTCACGTTTGAGCTCGATAAGCTGATCGCCGTTAAACAGGCCAAAGCTGGTATCACTGTCTTTGTGGAACCTATCGATGACAAGATTATCGTGCCTGGTACCCAACAGGACGAGCAGCAAATACAAGACAGCGTCTTCGAAACTACCTACAAGTTACCAGATAACAACACCCTTCACATCGCACATCCCAATCTCTCTTCACACGACTCGGCAAGCCACAAAAATCATATCCCGCCACACCTCTCTCTCCCAAGCATATTACACTCCATTCAAGCCGGCGCCAGCGCTACACTCGCACGTGGTCCTTTCAATGGCTTCCCCGTCGCAAATACACGAGTCAGTATTCAACTAGACGCGCGCGCTCATCTTTTCCCGGAAACAACCCCGACTGCTATTTCAATGGCAGTCAGGGCTGCCGTTGGAGCTAGTCTGCGTACAGCATGCAATTTAGCCCCCACAGTTCTTCTGGAACCTGTTATGAACGTAACCATCTTCGT is a window from the Pyrenophora tritici-repentis strain M4 chromosome 7, whole genome shotgun sequence genome containing:
- a CDS encoding FusA, Translation elongation factors (GTPase), with the protein product MRTGWVVCARTVLRHNVKTPRRLLSTQTQPQHDLLSKATRNIGIIAHIDAGKTTTTERMLYYSGVTRRIGNVDEGSTVTDFLPAERARGITIQSAAITFHWPPLPPNAQTPPPALQLPESFDNVLRSSASHNINLIDTPGHADFTFEVLRSLRVLDGAVCILDGVAGVEAQTEKVWTQAGHYHIPRIIFVNKLDRVGAAFSRTVKEIGTRLNGWPAVCQIPWWQGENGDFVGVGDVVNLRGMLWKTGGDGRDIQAFSLEDLEKTDGKFAEEIKKARIALVEILSEHDDVMVEHFLEHDEDHLAISGIQIMHSLRRVVLQAPQKVVPVFAGASFRNIGVQPLLDSVVDLLPSPLERPDPEISIAGQRHTLSALLDSAAAVAASKKPSKSGRKPQQQDKGLAIAEVKNLVACALAFKVVNDPKRGVLVYVRVYSGSIDRGSTLYNTNLSVAERAPRLLKMYANDAVEVESIGSGQIGVITGLKYARTGDTLIVYRGLQMKGTPPGALDTLQLRPIAVPPPVFFTSIEPNSLSEQKHVQESLEILLREDPSLHLSVDDESGQTHLAGMGDLHLEIARDRLLNDLKAKARIGKIEIGYRETITTTSTEPFTFELDKLIAVKQAKAGITVFVEPIDDKIIVPGTQQDEQQIQDSVFETTYKLPDNNTLHIAHPNLSSHDSASHKNHIPPHLSLPSILHSIQAGASATLARGPFNGFPVANTRVSIQLDARAHLFPETTPTAISMAVRAAVGASLRTACNLAPTVLLEPVMNVTIFVNENSMGAVVQDISSSRGGQVLSLDGSISTSSSEEIDIPRIDPNLIYTPPDPFSSGTGDMRGEVADGQRQIVARVPLKEMVGYLNHLRALTGGRGTFVMSVDGFEKMASQRQKEVLDAMREF